One window of Henckelia pumila isolate YLH828 unplaced genomic scaffold, ASM3356847v2 CTG_525:::fragment_3, whole genome shotgun sequence genomic DNA carries:
- the LOC140873330 gene encoding peroxisomal fatty acid beta-oxidation multifunctional protein AIM1 encodes MKRATVAMEVGDDGVAVITISNPPVNALALSIFEGLKEKYTEAMRRDDVKAVVLIGNGGKFSGGFDINVFETVHRTGDTSILPDASVDLMVNIIEDAKKPSVAAIEGLALGGGLELAMVCHARIATPKAQLGLPELSLGVIPGSGGTQRLPRLIGLEKAIGIMLSSRPITSDEGQKLGLVDAIVTSEELLKVSRQWALDIAHRRKPWIRPLHNVEKLGSLPDAIDLLKMARQQVKQTVKNMPQHQACLDVIAEGIIHGGYHGVLKESEVFKELVKTDTSKGLVHAFFAQRATTKVPNVTDVGLTPRRMKKVAIIGGGLMGSGIATAFILSNIYVVLKEISSDYLHKGLKAIEVNVRGLVSRKKLTLDKAEKALSMLKGVLDYSEFKDVDMVIEAVIENISLKQKIFEDIEKVCSSHCILASNTSTIDLNIVGEKTKAQDRIVGAHFFSPAHVMPLLEIVRTERTSPQVILDLMTAGKSIKKVPVVVGNCTGFAVNRAFFPYSQSAHLLANLGVDVFRIDQLISNFGLPMGPFQLLDVAGYGVAVATTKEFSLSFPDRTFASPLVDLLMKNGRNGKSNGKGYYIYEKGSKPKPDPSVLPIIEESRRLTNIMPGGKPITVTDEEIIEMILFPVVNEACRVLDDGIVVQASDLDVASVLGMSFPSYRGGIVYWADTIGADNIYRRLKALSEAYGNFFTPSNYLTERATRGIPLSAPASTSSGPRPRL; translated from the exons ATGAAGCGAGCTACGGTGGCTATGGAGGTGGGAGACGACGGGGTTGCGGTTATCACCATCTCTAATCCTCCAGTTAACGCTCTGGCCCTTTCCA TTTTCGAAGGGTTGAAGGAGAAGTATACCGAGGCAATGAGAAGAGATGATGTTAAAGCTGTTGTTCTTATCG GCAATGGTGGCAAATTTTCTGGAGGCTTTGACATCAATGTTTTTGAAACAGTACACAGAACTG GTGACACTTCTATCTTGCCTGATGCATCTGTGGATCTCATGGTCAATATAATTGAAG ATGCAAAGAAGCCTTCTGTTGCTGCTATAGAGGGACTTGCTCTTGGAGGTGGCTTGGAATTGGCAATG GTTTGTCATGCACGCATAGCCACGCCAAAAGCACAACTTGGTCTGCCGGAACTCAGCCTTGGAGTCATCCCTGGATCTGGAG GTACACAACGTCTCCCAaggcttataggcttggaaaaGGCTATTGGTATTATGCTG tcatCCAGACCAATAACATCAGATGAAGGACAGAAGCTAGGCCTTGTTGATGCTATTGTGACTTCAGAAGAATTGCTGAAAGTCTCTAGACAATGGGCATTAGACATCGCACATAGGCGTAAGCCGTGGATACGCCCTCTTCATAATGTGGAAAAACTTGGCTCACTGCCTGACGCGATTGATTTGCTAAAAATGGCCAGACAACAGGTCAAACAGACCGTTAAAAACATGCCTCAGCACCAGGCATGTCTTGATGTTATCGCAGAAGGAATAATTCATGGAGGATATCATGGAGTTTTAAAG GAATCAGAAGTATTCAAGGAGTTAGTCAAAACAGACACATCGAAAGGTCTTGTTCATGCATTTTTTGCTCAAAGGGCAACAACAAAG GTGCCTAATGTGACAGATGTTGGTCTTACTCCGAGAAGAATGAAGAAAGTTGCTATTATTGGTGGAGGACTAATGGGTTCTGGAATTGCCACAGCTTTTATTTTGAGCAATATTTATGTTGTTCTGAAAGAAATCAGTTCTGATTATCTTCACAAGGGATTAAAAGCAATTGAAG TCAATGTCCGAGGTTTGGTATCAAGAAAAAAATTGACGCTGGATAAAGCCGAGAAGGCCCTTTCGATGCTTAAAGGTGTTTTAGACTACTCTGAATTCAAGGATGTGGACATGGTCATAGAG GCTGTTATAGAAAATATTTCCCTAAAGCAGAAAATTTTTGAGGATATTGAGAAGGTGTGCTCTTCACACTGTATTTTGGCATCAAACACATCTACTATAGATCTCAATATTGTTGGAGAAAAGACCAAAGCACAAGATCGGATCGTGGGTGCACATTTTTTCAG TCCTGCCCATGTAATGCCTCTTCTGGAGATCGTACGGACAGAGAGGACCTCGCCTCAAGTAATTCTTGATCTAATGACTGCTGGAAAGAGCATAAAGAAAGTTCCTGTTGTAGTAGGAAACTGCACCGGCTTTGCTGTGAATAGAGCCTTCTTTCCATATTCTCAAAGTGCACATCTTCTGGCTAACTTGGGTGTGGACGTTTTCAGAATTGACCAGCTAATCAGTAATTTTGGTCTACCTATGGGCCCATTCCA GCTCCTGGATGTCGCAGGATATGGAGTAGCTGTTGCAACAACAAAAGAATTTTCTTTGTCCTTTCCTGATCGCACTTTTGCATCTCCACTGGTTGATTTACTTATGAAAAATGGGAGAAATG GCAAAAGTAATGGAAAaggatattatatatatgagaAAGGAAGCAAGCCAAAGCCTGATCCTTCAGTGCTCCCGATAATTGAAGAGTCTAGGAGGCTCACGAATATCATGCCTGGTGGGAAG CCTATAACTGTGACTGATGAAGAAATTATTGAGATGATACTCTTTCCTGTGGTGAATGAGGCATGCCGTGTTTTGGATGATGGCATAGTTGTCCAAGCATCAGATTTGGATGTTGCTTCCGTTCTTGGCATGAGTTTCCCATCTTATCG